In Desulfoplanes formicivorans, a single genomic region encodes these proteins:
- a CDS encoding nucleotide sugar dehydrogenase, whose translation MLTYDDLADKKVAVAVIGLGYVGLPLAVAFAEHFDVIGFDINEGRVAELRAGRDRTLEVDNERLQQADMEFTSDPAAIERAGVIVVAVPTPIDRNRRPDLTPVVGASTVVGKHLRRGSIVVYESTVYPGVTEEVCGPILERESGLVCGKDFFLGYSPERINPGDKVHTLQTITKIVAGQTPEVADLLGAFYGRVVAAGTHRASSIRVAEAAKVIENTQRDLNIALMNELSHIFAMMGIDTLEVLEAAGTKWNFLPFRPGLVGGHCIGVDPYYLTFKAEELGYHPQVILSGRRINDSMGSYVAQTMIKKMIHCGCTIKGARVGIMGLTFKENCPDLRNTRVIDIVAELREFGCEVVVHDPYADALEARREYGIEMQPWETFRDLDGLIIAVAHDAYKKYRPKDLLSVFRPRENNVVADIKGMLDRDQAKAHGLTVWRL comes from the coding sequence ATGCTGACATATGATGATCTTGCCGACAAAAAGGTGGCTGTAGCCGTTATCGGACTGGGCTATGTGGGCTTGCCCCTTGCCGTGGCTTTTGCCGAACATTTTGATGTTATTGGTTTTGATATCAACGAAGGACGTGTTGCCGAACTCAGGGCCGGCAGGGATCGTACCCTTGAAGTGGATAACGAGCGTCTGCAGCAGGCAGACATGGAGTTCACCTCGGATCCTGCAGCCATAGAACGGGCCGGAGTGATCGTGGTGGCCGTGCCCACCCCCATAGACAGGAATCGACGTCCCGACCTCACTCCGGTTGTGGGGGCCTCCACCGTGGTGGGAAAGCATCTGCGCCGGGGAAGCATTGTTGTGTACGAATCCACAGTGTATCCGGGTGTGACCGAAGAGGTGTGCGGGCCGATTCTGGAGAGGGAATCCGGTCTTGTGTGCGGCAAGGATTTTTTTCTGGGGTATTCGCCCGAGCGTATCAATCCGGGAGACAAGGTGCATACCTTGCAGACCATTACCAAGATCGTGGCCGGGCAGACTCCTGAAGTTGCCGATCTTCTGGGTGCGTTCTACGGGCGCGTGGTGGCTGCGGGGACTCACAGGGCTTCGTCCATCCGGGTGGCCGAGGCCGCCAAGGTCATTGAAAACACCCAGCGGGATCTGAACATCGCTCTCATGAACGAGCTGTCCCACATTTTTGCCATGATGGGCATTGATACCCTTGAAGTCCTGGAGGCCGCTGGAACCAAATGGAATTTTCTGCCGTTTCGGCCCGGACTTGTGGGGGGCCATTGCATCGGGGTGGACCCCTATTATCTGACCTTCAAGGCCGAGGAGCTCGGGTATCATCCCCAGGTCATTCTGTCGGGACGGCGAATCAACGATTCCATGGGTTCCTATGTTGCACAGACCATGATCAAAAAAATGATCCACTGCGGCTGTACCATCAAGGGGGCTCGTGTCGGTATCATGGGACTGACCTTCAAGGAGAATTGTCCTGACCTCAGAAATACCCGGGTGATCGATATTGTTGCCGAACTCCGGGAATTCGGGTGCGAGGTTGTGGTTCATGATCCCTATGCCGATGCCCTTGAGGCCAGAAGGGAGTACGGGATCGAAATGCAACCCTGGGAAACGTTCAGGGATCTGGATGGCCTGATCATTGCCGTGGCCCATGATGCGTACAAAAAGTACCGTCCTAAGGATCTTCTGTCCGTATTCCGGCCAAGGGAGAACAACGTGGTGGCGGATATCAAGGGCATGCTGGACCGTGACCAGGCCAAGGCGCATGGACTGACGGTATGGCGTTTGTAG
- a CDS encoding cysteine synthase: MIHHNVLQTLGRTPLVRINRLNPNPGVIIAGKMEVANPGGSIKDRVALAMIEAAEKQGILTRDKIIIEPTSGNTGIGLAMVCAVKGYRLMLLMPESASEERKKILRAYGADIRLTPGHLATDGAIEEAYRLAREEPDTYVLMDQYNNAACIEAHYRGTGQEIWDQTDGQVTHVIACLGTSGTAMGICKRLKELNSTIEVIAVEPYAGHRIQGLKNMQESYPPGIYDKHALDRIIHVDDEDAFAMCRDLARKEGLFVGMSSGAAMAGAVQVARDLTSGLMVCILPDGGDRYLSTPLFTPPAKTGMGLLDTRTQSLVYPAASSRALGLFTFGPSLERVTELEPWRRVVLLDVIRRYTEFKGGQARAVVGIADYDDRTILGARESKVSREAFTRMRMQSVAATARMLGVGEEAVFEPASNHVQTMLGLCEKLLEKGLAYEKLRSVYFDIMRDKEYGDLSCIDLNKLSLGKTVDLTDYVKENPRDFTLFKRATLQDLKEGTCLKTKWGNVRPSWYLQMAGIGVDLLDDIGVCLAGTNQVFPHLENLRSIWAVEHKAGVKAWMVSHGVDRKSDEFSLCDMEECLALGIEPRAIRMWLLASSYHKPLTASRDNLVMWQRNWRHVQDLVVTLWADSFGDHGGVSQEVRQALFDLKQGFGDAFDTDLGLHHFWPELFKFCKMVKQLHAAGGLNRAGALACRDQLESMDKVLGIVDYSGIPLGESAYSEAIRELINKRALARRQKDFKAADALRDEIAAAGFRIVDTRDGVRVYRQDAG; encoded by the coding sequence ATGATTCACCATAACGTACTTCAGACCCTTGGCAGGACGCCCCTTGTTCGCATCAACCGTCTCAACCCCAATCCCGGGGTGATCATTGCCGGAAAGATGGAAGTTGCCAATCCCGGGGGTTCCATCAAAGACCGGGTGGCCCTGGCCATGATCGAGGCCGCTGAAAAGCAGGGCATTCTGACCCGGGACAAGATCATCATCGAACCGACTTCCGGGAATACGGGCATTGGACTGGCCATGGTCTGCGCGGTCAAGGGGTACAGACTCATGCTGCTCATGCCGGAATCGGCCTCGGAGGAACGCAAGAAGATTCTGCGTGCCTATGGTGCCGATATCCGCCTGACTCCCGGGCACCTGGCTACTGACGGGGCCATTGAGGAAGCTTACCGGCTGGCCCGTGAAGAACCGGATACCTATGTGCTCATGGACCAGTACAACAATGCGGCCTGCATTGAGGCCCATTACCGGGGAACCGGTCAGGAAATCTGGGATCAGACCGATGGCCAGGTCACCCATGTGATCGCTTGTCTGGGCACTTCGGGCACGGCCATGGGTATCTGCAAGCGACTCAAGGAACTGAATTCGACCATTGAGGTCATTGCTGTGGAACCCTATGCCGGGCATCGCATCCAGGGGCTCAAAAACATGCAGGAGTCCTATCCACCAGGTATCTATGACAAACATGCCCTGGACCGTATCATTCATGTGGACGATGAGGATGCTTTTGCCATGTGTCGGGATTTGGCCCGCAAGGAAGGGCTTTTTGTGGGCATGAGCAGCGGTGCGGCCATGGCCGGTGCTGTTCAGGTGGCGCGTGATCTCACGTCCGGGCTGATGGTGTGTATCCTGCCGGATGGAGGGGATCGGTACTTGTCCACTCCGCTGTTCACACCGCCGGCAAAAACAGGCATGGGACTGTTGGATACCAGAACGCAATCCCTGGTGTATCCGGCAGCATCGAGCCGGGCACTGGGGCTGTTCACCTTTGGCCCCAGTCTGGAGCGGGTCACCGAGCTTGAGCCCTGGCGAAGGGTGGTCCTTTTGGATGTCATCCGCCGGTACACGGAGTTCAAGGGGGGACAAGCCCGTGCGGTTGTGGGCATTGCCGATTATGACGACAGGACCATTCTCGGGGCCAGGGAGTCCAAGGTTTCCCGGGAAGCGTTTACCCGCATGCGCATGCAGTCGGTGGCGGCAACAGCCCGGATGCTGGGGGTGGGGGAAGAGGCCGTGTTCGAACCGGCGAGCAACCATGTCCAGACCATGCTGGGCCTGTGCGAGAAACTGCTGGAAAAGGGTCTTGCCTACGAGAAGCTCAGGTCCGTGTATTTCGATATCATGCGAGACAAGGAGTACGGGGATCTGAGCTGCATTGACCTGAACAAGCTGAGCCTTGGCAAGACCGTGGATCTGACGGATTATGTCAAGGAGAATCCGCGTGATTTTACCCTGTTCAAAAGGGCCACCTTGCAGGATCTCAAGGAGGGAACCTGTCTGAAGACCAAGTGGGGCAATGTTCGGCCCTCCTGGTATTTGCAGATGGCCGGTATCGGGGTCGATCTGCTTGATGATATTGGTGTCTGCCTGGCCGGAACCAATCAGGTTTTTCCCCATCTGGAAAATCTGCGTTCCATCTGGGCGGTGGAACACAAGGCTGGGGTCAAGGCCTGGATGGTTTCCCATGGGGTGGATCGCAAGTCAGACGAGTTTTCCCTGTGCGATATGGAGGAATGTCTTGCCCTGGGCATTGAGCCGAGGGCCATCAGAATGTGGCTGCTGGCATCGTCCTATCACAAGCCCCTGACGGCCTCCCGGGACAATCTGGTCATGTGGCAGCGCAATTGGCGTCATGTCCAGGATCTGGTGGTCACCCTGTGGGCCGATAGCTTTGGAGACCATGGCGGGGTGAGCCAGGAGGTCAGACAGGCCCTGTTCGACCTCAAGCAGGGATTTGGAGATGCCTTTGACACGGATCTGGGGCTGCATCATTTCTGGCCGGAGCTGTTCAAATTCTGCAAGATGGTCAAGCAGCTGCATGCAGCTGGCGGTTTGAACCGTGCCGGAGCCCTGGCGTGCCGGGATCAGCTGGAGTCCATGGATAAGGTCTTGGGCATCGTGGATTACTCAGGGATTCCCTTGGGGGAAAGTGCCTACAGCGAGGCCATCCGGGAGTTGATCAACAAGCGGGCCCTGGCGCGCAGACAAAAGGATTTCAAGGCTGCCGACGCACTGCGCGACGAGATCGCAGCCGCTGGATTCCGTATCGTGGACACCCGGGACGGGGTGCGGGTGTATCGGCAGGATGCAGGATGA